A single Mytilus trossulus isolate FHL-02 chromosome 12, PNRI_Mtr1.1.1.hap1, whole genome shotgun sequence DNA region contains:
- the LOC134692466 gene encoding ankyrin-3-like, which translates to MNGHYEIVHLLLSEGATINQRNNEGYTPLLRSCDSGHFKTTQILLEKSADVNICENNGWYPLHIVAYAGYDDLISLLVKHKANVNQQMPNGMTPLYLACSSGKFNAVHLLLVDYKADVNKCENYGWSPLHISCQTGFTRIVKLLLQNGGKIDIGFKKRDTPLYNDCVEFQGTMNDKAPSCDDFIHHDKSIPAYEIGQVDKRYCIAGRTPIFLACQFNQLEVAKMLLTYKADVNKCKDTGMSPLNIACKNGNEDIVILLLDHDALVNSFLDNGITSLEFACLYSQDNVVQKLIEYGAVVNDGDKDGKTPLHIACEEGNGERVKLLLKFGSLNTHFDDNGYTPMHSACLRGHKNVVEFLLNSGESVNKVGKEGQTLLHIAATNGDTDLIKFLIDKSANVNFTMDNGRTPFTAACWSNNLETVKLLLNHKSDIFKCEKNDWSALHIDSDNNQNEIVSLLCDHNPQLVQIINSEGKTSLHVACENGLEDIVKILLDAGASNDQWDINGYTPFHSASSSGHTNVVELIFNSGESVNKECKKGQTPLHIAVTNGDTNLTKFLIDKGADVNFAMNDGRTPVSAACHLNKVDIVKALLSHNADVKCERNGWSPLHIASNHNLKEIVSLLCDHNPQLVQIINSEDKTSLHVACENGHVDIVKLLLDAGASYHTCDNNGYTPFHSACSSGHKNVVELLVKCGESVNKEGKKRQTPLHIAVTNGDTNLTKFLIDKGADVNFAMNDGRTPIYAACHLNKVDIVKTLLSHNADVFKCERKGWSPLHIASNHNLKEIVSLLCDHNPQLVQILDSKGKTALQIACENGHRDLVKLLLDAGASTEQRDNNGYTPFHSASSSGHENVVDPSRHNNVESTLNTRQISTLNPC; encoded by the coding sequence ATGAACGGACATTACGAAATTGTTCACTTACTTCTTTCTGAAGGGGCTACAATTAATCAGAGAAATAATGAAGGATATACACCTCTGCTTAGAAGTTGTGACAGTGGACACTTCAAAACAACTCAAATATTGTTAGAAAAGTCTGCTGATGTTAACATATGTGAAAATAATGGTTGGTATCCGCTTCATATTGTGGCTTATGCTGGATATGATGACCTTATAAGTCTTCTTGTCAAACACAAAGCAAATGTTAACCAGCAAATGCCTAATGGAATGACTCCATTGTACTTAGCGTGCAGTTCTGGTAAATTTAATGCAGTACACTTATTGTTAGTTGACTACAAGGCCGATgtgaacaaatgtgaaaattaTGGATGGTCTCCATTGCATATATCTTGCCAGACAGGATTTACACGCATAGTTAAATTATTACTACAAAATGGTGGGAAGATCGATATAGGTTTCAAAAAAAGAGATACACCATTGTATAACGACTGTGTTGAATTTCAAGGTACTATGAACGATAAAGCGCCTTCTTGTGACGACTTCATTCACCATGATAAATCTATTCCAGCCTATGAAATTGGTCAAGTTGATAAAAGATACTGTATAGCCGGTCGGACACCGATATTTTTGGCTTGTCAGTTTAATCAGCTCGAAGTAGCAAAAATGCTGTTAACATATAAAGCTGATGTTAATAAATGTAAAGACACTGGAATGAGCCCATTAAATATTGCTTGTAAAAATGGTAACGAAGATATAGTAATATTATTATTAGACCACGATGCTCTCGTTAACTCTTTCCTTGACAATGGCATCACTTCACTAGAGTTTGCTTGTTTATATAGTCAGGACAACGTAGTACAGAAATTAATTGAGTACGGTGCTGTAGTAAATGATGGCGATAAGGACGGAAAAACACCATTACATATTGCTTGTGAAGAGGGTAACGGGGAAAGAGTAAAACTATTATTAAAATTCGGATCCTTAAATACTCATTTTGATGACAATGGGTATACTCCAATGCATTCTGCTTGTTTAAGAGGTCATAAAAACGTAGTCGAGTTTTTACTTAACAGTGGCGAATCAGTGAATAAAGTAGGAAAGGAAGGACAAACGCTTTTGCATATTGCAGCAACGAATGGTGATACAGATCTGATCAAGTTCCTTATTGATAAAAGTGCAAATGTCAACTTTACTATGGATAATGGACGGACACCTTTTACCGCAGCTTGTTGGTCAAACAATTTGGAAACAGTAAAACTGTTGCTAAATCATAAATCTGACATTTTTAAGTGTGAGAAAAACGATTGGAGTGCATTACATATAGATTCTGATAACAACCAAAACGAAATAGTGTCACTCTTATGTGATCACAATCCTCAGCTggttcaaatcataaatagtGAAGGCAAAACGTCATTACATGTTGCTTGTGAAAATGGACTTGAAGATATAGTCAAAATATTATTAGATGCCGGCGCTTCCAATGATCAATGGGATATCAATGGATATACTCCATTTCATTCCGCTAGCTCAAGTGGTCATACAAATGTTGTTGAGCTTATCTTTAACAGTGGCGAATCAGTTAATAAAGAGTGCAAGAAAGGACAAACACCATTACATATTGCAGTAACTAATGGTGATACAAATTTGACCAAGTTTCTTATCGATAAAGGTGCAGATGTCAACTTTGCCATGAATGATGGACGGACTCCGGTATCTGCAGCTTGTCATTTAAATAAAGTAGACATTGTAAAAGCATTGCTGAGTCATAACGCTGACGTCAAGTGTGAGAGAAATGGTTGGAGTCCATTACATATAGCTTCTAATCACAATCTAAAGGAAATAGTGTCACTCTTATGTGACCACAATCCTCAGCTGGTTCAAATTATTAATAGTGAAGACAAAACGTCGTTACATGTTGCTTGTGAAAATGGACATGTAGATATAGTAAAATTGTTATTAGATGCCGGCGCTTCATATCATACCTGTGATAACAATGGATATACTCCATTCCATTCTGCTTGTTCAAGTGGTCATAAAAACGTAGTTGAACTATTAGTCAAATGTGGCGAATCAGTTAATAAAGAGGGCAAGAAAAGACAAACACCGTTGCATATTGCAGTAACTAATGGTGATACAAATTTGACCAAGTTTCTTATCGATAAAGGAGCAGATGTCAACTTTGCAATGAATGATGGACGGACTCCGATATATGCAGCTTGTCATTTAAACAAAGTAGACATTGTAAAAACATTACTGAGTCATAACGCTGACGTTTTTAAGTGTGAGAGAAAAGGATGGAGTCCATTACATATAGCTTCTAATCACAATCTAAAGGAAATAGTGTCACTCTTATGTGACCACAATCCTCAGCTGGTTCAAATCCTAGATAGTAAAGGCAAAACAGCATTACAAATTGCTTGTGAAAATGGACATAGAGACCTAGTCAAATTATTATTAGATGCCGGCGCTTCCACTGAGCAAAGGGATAACAATGGATATACTCCATTTCATTCCGCTAGCTCAAGTGGTCATGAAAACGTAGTCGATCCCAGCAGGCACAACAACGTTGAATCAACATTGAATACACGTCAGATTTCAACGTTGAATCCATGTTGA